The proteins below are encoded in one region of Thermococcus sp.:
- a CDS encoding roadblock/LC7 domain-containing protein, producing MAAVDLVMGKILTDMLEIDGVIGTIVVDKDGLVIESAMKKNLDREAIAGVLHELVSAIKLMGDQFGAGELKEAILEYKNARTFVNPIGGDYYLIVIGDEGLNLGRMKLELRKVLPKLNEMLY from the coding sequence ATGGCGGCGGTGGACCTCGTGATGGGAAAGATACTCACGGACATGCTCGAAATAGACGGGGTCATAGGGACCATAGTGGTTGACAAGGACGGCCTCGTCATCGAATCGGCAATGAAAAAGAACCTCGATAGGGAAGCTATAGCCGGAGTTCTCCACGAGCTGGTCTCTGCAATAAAGCTGATGGGAGACCAGTTCGGGGCCGGCGAACTTAAGGAGGCCATACTCGAATACAAGAACGCAAGAACCTTCGTGAACCCAATCGGGGGGGACTACTACCTCATTGTTATTGGAGATGAAGGCCTTAACCTTGGAAGGATGAAGCTCGAGCTCAGAAAAGTTCTTCCAAAACTTAATGAAATGCTCTACTGA
- a CDS encoding MFS transporter, translating into METRKGLGRNFWLFAFGRFISQLGWAVQDVALPLYVLDKTHSGAMMTAFILAEMVPALIVMPFAGVVGDRYNRKHLMVGFDLARGVLLFGVLAFNLLSIKQLLVVQVVMATMGAFFGASTSAMFPDLVDPDELERANSITSSFNIFARLVGPALGGFIYAVGGIALALLINAVSFFGSGLFEILIKYEWKAKKIEGFSQVVSDLREGISFIRSNRYLWTLMGFAIFMIAFAQPFGAVLMPYAMREILKFSSYQFGLQESMFMAGALIGNVLIATKFGRKAGRYLFHALLFNGLLILVFTWLISPFSDFSRDTAFFALAIVNVLWGALSAFIDVPITARIQRAVPSEVRGRVFSAMAVLMHSAGPFGLIAVGPLLDRFPAWLVSLGLWTGMGTVVLYYWARYRDVLTGDSEVAPR; encoded by the coding sequence ATGGAAACTCGAAAAGGGCTCGGCAGGAACTTCTGGCTCTTCGCCTTTGGTCGCTTTATTTCACAGCTCGGCTGGGCGGTTCAGGATGTTGCTTTGCCACTCTACGTTCTCGACAAAACGCACAGCGGGGCAATGATGACGGCATTTATTCTAGCTGAGATGGTGCCAGCTTTGATTGTCATGCCCTTTGCAGGTGTGGTTGGAGACCGCTACAACAGAAAGCACCTGATGGTCGGCTTCGACCTGGCGCGCGGAGTTCTTCTCTTCGGAGTTCTGGCATTCAATTTGCTATCAATCAAGCAACTCCTCGTTGTTCAGGTTGTCATGGCCACGATGGGAGCATTTTTTGGAGCATCAACGAGCGCGATGTTTCCTGACCTCGTTGATCCGGACGAGCTTGAGAGGGCCAACTCCATAACGAGCTCCTTCAACATCTTTGCCCGCCTCGTCGGTCCGGCCCTTGGTGGCTTCATCTACGCGGTTGGGGGAATAGCCCTGGCACTCCTCATCAATGCCGTCAGCTTCTTCGGCTCGGGTCTCTTTGAAATCCTCATTAAATACGAATGGAAGGCGAAGAAAATTGAGGGCTTTTCTCAGGTAGTGTCGGACTTAAGGGAGGGTATATCTTTCATCCGGTCGAACCGCTACCTCTGGACGCTCATGGGTTTTGCAATATTCATGATAGCCTTTGCCCAGCCCTTTGGAGCTGTTTTAATGCCCTATGCCATGAGGGAAATCCTGAAGTTCTCAAGCTACCAGTTCGGCCTTCAGGAAAGCATGTTCATGGCGGGGGCCCTGATAGGGAATGTGCTCATAGCAACTAAATTCGGCAGGAAGGCTGGTAGATACCTCTTTCATGCACTCCTTTTCAATGGTTTGCTAATACTCGTCTTTACGTGGTTGATAAGCCCCTTCTCAGACTTTTCCAGAGATACGGCATTTTTTGCCCTTGCAATAGTAAACGTTCTCTGGGGTGCTCTCTCGGCCTTTATCGACGTCCCAATAACAGCCAGAATACAGCGCGCTGTCCCGAGCGAGGTTCGCGGAAGGGTCTTCTCAGCTATGGCTGTGCTTATGCATTCAGCCGGCCCCTTTGGGCTAATCGCTGTCGGTCCGCTCCTCGACAGGTTCCCAGCGTGGCTCGTCTCGCTCGGTCTCTGGACAGGAATGGGGACTGTGGTGCTCTACTACTGGGCAAGGTACAGGGACGTTTTAACGGGGGATTCGGAAGTTGCACCTAGGTGA
- a CDS encoding cob(I)yrinic acid a,c-diamide adenosyltransferase has product MSVTTKTGDKGLTGLFTGDRVAKYSPIMEANGTIDELDSFLGEAMHYVPEEMKGIIERIQVQLYELMGELASKGKYSKIGDKEIRWLEELISKYEEEFQMRVFVLPGSTIGSAKLDICRTIARRAERKVAKIVLEYGFGKNALVYLNRLSDLLFLMARVIEKREGKLREVKPTS; this is encoded by the coding sequence ATGTCCGTGACAACGAAAACCGGCGATAAGGGATTGACGGGTTTATTTACTGGCGACAGAGTCGCAAAGTATTCCCCAATAATGGAGGCCAACGGAACCATAGACGAACTCGATAGTTTCCTCGGAGAGGCAATGCACTACGTTCCTGAAGAGATGAAGGGGATAATAGAAAGGATACAGGTTCAGCTCTACGAGTTGATGGGCGAGCTCGCCAGCAAGGGCAAATACTCCAAAATAGGCGATAAAGAAATTAGGTGGCTGGAAGAGCTAATTTCAAAATACGAGGAAGAGTTCCAGATGAGAGTTTTTGTCTTGCCGGGTTCAACGATAGGCAGTGCAAAGCTTGACATCTGCAGAACGATTGCCAGAAGGGCCGAGAGAAAGGTTGCCAAAATCGTCCTCGAGTACGGCTTTGGAAAGAACGCCCTCGTTTACCTGAACAGGCTCAGCGATTTGCTATTCCTTATGGCCAGGGTTATAGAGAAGCGCGAAGGAAAGCTCAGGGAAGTCAAGCCGACTTCCTGA